Proteins from one Fragaria vesca subsp. vesca linkage group LG6, FraVesHawaii_1.0, whole genome shotgun sequence genomic window:
- the LOC101305868 gene encoding F-box/FBD/LRR-repeat protein At5g56420-like, with translation MNITDDDLDQGLRFLVLTYEEVSVVSIIGHGVEDCDILDVDKQQRYLDKTLTDTENGDGFFDFLKSPVADTGFYFKDNVQNLVGVDRISALPDDLIVSIVSLLPLKEAAATSVLSTRWRHIWTFVTTLDFHHDILFQLRSYKRVRIESELDRYLNWVNNVMKQHRGPSINLLRVYAGINDPKYENSIHTWGQFALEKRVQNFDLLLSENRGFPKRGGNEIKAVFSTFPHSHQFVNVDRLGSDLCSKPDILHPCLYTCFSAFSCLKYLRVLEFRFVIGLTGQVLECFLSHCPLLERLTVVRTLGLDSFKVIGPSIALKYLHIHKHTGPVNIEICDVKLVSFIYGGGGINLLLKNVPQLVEVSISSRRVSFGQCGSHHQLEVFRMRGFVLNNEKHVLPTYVNLKYLELGLKERDSCCLLQLMSFMEASPYLHKLLETTISRFYRREMEVKQAPNYSHQFLRVVEVTEYVSRSYQ, from the exons ATGAATATAACAGACGATGATCTTGATCAAG GGTTACGATTTCTTGTCTTAACCTATGAGGAAGTTTCTGTTGTTTCAATTATTG GTCATGGTGTAGAAGATTGTGATATTCTTGATGTTGATAAACAACAACGG TATCTTGATAAAACCTTGACTGACACTGAAAATGGTGACGGCTTCTTCGACTTCCTCAAATCTCCTGTTGCTGACACA GGTTTCTATTTCAAGGACAATGTGCAAAACTTGGTGGGGGTGGACAGGATTAGTGCATTGCCAGATGATCTTATAGTTAGTATAGTGTCTCTGCTGCCTCTAAAGGAAGCAGCAGCTACTAGTGTGCTATCTACTCGATGGCGCCACATCTGGACCTTCGTTACCACTCTCGATTTTCACCACGACATTCTTTTCCAACTGCGTTCATACAAACGAGTAAGAATAGAGTCAGAACTTGATAGGTACTTGAATTGGGTGAATAATGTAATGAAACAACATAGAGGCCCAAGTATCAATCTGCTTAGGGTTTATGCCGGTATAAATGATCCCAAGTACGAAAATTCCATTCATACATGGGGTCAATTCGCCTTGGAAAAGAGAGTCCAAAACTTTGATTTGCTCCTTTCTGAAAACAGAGGTTTCCCCAAAAGAGGAGGAAACGAGATTAAGGCAGTCTTTAGTACTTTTCCCCATTCGCACCAATTTGTAAATGTGGACAGATTAGGGTCTGACTTGTGCTCTAAACCTGATATTCTACACCCTTGTCTATACACTTGTTTTAGTGCATTCAGTTGCTTGAAGTACCTTAGAGTTCTTGAATTCAGGTTTGTTATAGGACTTACTGGGCAAGTTCTAGAGTGCTTCTTGTCTCACTGTCCACTTCTTGAGCGATTAACAGTAGTTCGCACTTTAGGGTTGGATAGTTTTAAAGTTATCGGCCCGTCAATTGCTTTGAAATACTTGCACATACATAAACATACTGGTCCTGTGAACATTGAGATTTGTGATGTAAAACTTGTTTCATTTATTTATGGTGGAGGCGGGATAAACTTGCTGCTTAAGAATGTGCCGCAGCTTGTTGAGGTCTCCATTTCTTCCCGCCGAGTTTCATTTGGACAGTGTGGTTCTCATCATCAGCTAGAGGTTTTCAGAATGAGGGGATTTGTG CTAAACAATGAGAAACATGTACTTCCTACATATGTGAATCTCAAGTATTTGGAACTGGGATTGAAGGAACGTGACAGTTGCTGTCTTCTTCAATTAATGTCTTTCATGGAGGCATCTCCTTATTTGCACAAACTT TTGGAAACTACTATCTCTCGATTTTATAGGCGTGAAATGGAGGTTAAGCAAGCTCCCAATTACTCACATCAATTCCTTAGAGTAGTGGAAGTGACAGAGTACGTGTCACGGTCGTACCAGTGA